One segment of Paraburkholderia caribensis DNA contains the following:
- a CDS encoding ABC transporter ATP-binding protein has translation MSTIVLSNLHKRFGEFTAVHDTNLTVGNGRFVVLLGPSGCGKTTTLRMIAGLELPTSGQILIDGEDVTALRARQRDIAFVFQMFALYPHMTVRNNIAFPLKNEGISRSEIAARVDTAARMLRIQHLLDRKTGGLSGGDRQRVALGRAIVRHPKAFLMDEPLGTLDADFRELMCLELRKLHNALTATTVYVTHDQSEAMAMADDIVVMNRGEVLQSASPHEIYHFPATVFVGSFIGSPPMNFLAVDGGVPAGAEQVSLGGAAVAVPRTDASAAKALVGVRPEHVVIDDRGALRGRVIADEYLGSHQILVVETALGIVRVRVGKDEGRAAGSQVGLSFHKERTLLYDAESGSLLPGAARQMAFNGSGNGSGGAYV, from the coding sequence CACAAGCGCTTCGGCGAATTCACGGCCGTGCACGATACGAATCTCACGGTCGGCAACGGCCGTTTCGTGGTGCTGCTCGGACCGTCCGGCTGCGGCAAGACGACCACGTTGCGGATGATCGCCGGACTCGAACTGCCTACGTCGGGTCAGATCCTGATCGACGGCGAAGACGTCACGGCGCTGAGAGCCCGTCAGCGCGACATTGCATTCGTGTTCCAGATGTTCGCGCTCTATCCGCATATGACCGTGCGCAACAACATCGCTTTTCCGCTGAAGAACGAGGGCATCTCGCGCAGCGAAATAGCGGCGCGCGTCGACACGGCCGCGCGCATGCTGCGCATCCAGCATCTGCTGGATCGAAAGACGGGCGGCCTGTCGGGTGGCGACCGTCAGCGCGTTGCCTTGGGACGCGCCATCGTGCGCCATCCGAAGGCCTTTCTGATGGACGAACCGCTCGGCACGCTCGACGCGGACTTCCGCGAACTGATGTGCCTCGAGTTGCGCAAGCTGCATAACGCGCTCACGGCGACCACCGTCTACGTCACGCACGACCAGAGCGAAGCGATGGCCATGGCCGACGACATCGTCGTGATGAATCGCGGCGAAGTGCTGCAGTCCGCCTCGCCGCATGAGATCTACCACTTTCCTGCGACCGTGTTCGTCGGCAGCTTCATTGGCAGCCCCCCGATGAATTTCCTCGCGGTGGACGGCGGCGTTCCGGCAGGCGCGGAACAGGTCTCGCTTGGCGGTGCGGCCGTGGCCGTGCCGCGTACCGACGCATCGGCCGCGAAGGCGCTGGTGGGCGTGCGGCCCGAGCACGTCGTGATAGACGATCGCGGCGCGTTGCGCGGGCGTGTGATCGCCGACGAATATCTCGGTTCGCATCAGATTCTGGTGGTCGAGACGGCGCTCGGCATCGTGCGCGTGCGGGTCGGCAAGGACGAGGGGCGCGCGGCGGGTTCGCAGGTCGGGCTGTCGTTTCACAAGGAACGCACACTGTTGTACGACGCGGAGAGCGGCAGTCTGCTGCCCGGCGCGGCACGCCAGATGGCCTTTAACGGTAGCGGTAACGGCAGCGGAGGCGCTTATGTCTGA
- a CDS encoding ABC transporter ATP-binding protein has product MSEIRLHNVTKRFGDIVAVDDVSIDVNEGEFVVLLGPSGAGKTTTLRLIAGLERPDEGEIFIDGEAATDMHPADRDVAFIFQQYSLYPHLTVFGNLAFPLRSPRRRTSEAEVSARVRSVAQMLHIESKLANMATHLSGGEMQRVAIGRALVREPKVFLMDEPLSSLDAKLREELRIELKRLHRSIGATIIYVTHDQVEATTLADRIGILEHGRIVQMGTPREVYGNPASLSAAQRLGSPPINLLPSALFDPAAMPAGTSTVAIRPEDIVLHGTDARDALNLRVLEYSPLRHLLILDREGTAIVATTMTERNFTPGQTVGVSLPPRSLLYFRSDGRRIPA; this is encoded by the coding sequence ATGTCTGAGATTCGCCTGCACAACGTGACGAAGCGGTTCGGCGATATCGTCGCGGTGGACGACGTGTCGATCGACGTGAACGAGGGCGAGTTCGTCGTGTTGCTCGGACCGAGCGGCGCAGGCAAGACGACCACATTGCGGCTCATTGCGGGCCTCGAACGGCCCGACGAAGGCGAGATATTCATCGACGGCGAGGCGGCCACGGACATGCATCCCGCAGACCGCGACGTCGCCTTCATTTTTCAGCAGTATTCGCTCTATCCGCATCTGACGGTGTTCGGCAATCTGGCGTTTCCGTTGCGCTCGCCGCGGCGCCGCACGAGCGAGGCGGAAGTCAGCGCGCGCGTGCGGTCGGTCGCGCAGATGCTGCACATCGAGTCGAAACTCGCCAACATGGCGACGCATCTGTCAGGCGGCGAGATGCAGCGGGTGGCGATTGGCCGCGCGCTGGTGCGCGAGCCCAAAGTGTTTCTGATGGACGAGCCGCTGTCGTCGCTCGATGCCAAGCTGCGCGAGGAATTGCGCATCGAATTGAAGCGGCTGCATCGCTCCATCGGCGCAACGATCATCTACGTCACGCACGACCAGGTCGAAGCAACGACGCTCGCGGATCGCATCGGCATTCTCGAACACGGTCGCATCGTTCAGATGGGCACGCCGCGTGAAGTCTATGGCAACCCGGCGTCGCTCAGCGCGGCGCAACGTCTCGGCTCGCCGCCCATCAACCTGCTGCCGTCCGCGCTGTTCGATCCGGCGGCGATGCCGGCGGGCACGTCGACTGTCGCGATCCGCCCGGAAGACATCGTGCTGCACGGCACCGATGCGCGCGACGCGCTGAACCTTCGGGTGCTCGAATATTCGCCGCTTCGGCATCTGCTGATTCTCGACCGCGAAGGCACCGCGATCGTCGCGACCAC